A region of the Cryptococcus deuterogattii R265 chromosome 1, complete sequence genome:
tttttggTGGTAGGTTCCTGCACAGTCATTTTGTATGCTGGTCTTGGGTACAAGGTCAAGACGCAAGAAGTGTAGGTGTTGTGAGAATAAAGGCCGAAGAGTGGAGAGATATAAGGGATGCGAATGAACGATTGAAAGGAAGACGCGACCCGCGCCACCAGAGAACATAATCACCTAGAATTCAATTTCGGTTGGCCCCGCCTCCACCAGCGCGTCTCCTTGAACACGCCTATCATACCTCGCCACAGGAGCGCCTAATACTCATCGGCTAACATCGTCACACATAACCGGTTTATAAAGTCTGCGACAGCGGATTGTTGGTACAATCGATTCCCTACTTATACTCTCGACGACTTTCCCAGCATCAGGACAAGGTAAACTGTGACTCACATTTCCATCATTATGATCCATCAGTACCACCGGAGAGCACTGAAACTGGCTGTTACTTGTTCTCGCCGACAAATCGTCGCACGGGGAATGGCCACGGCCAACTCAGTCGTTTCAGGTCGTAAGTCCCATTCGTTTCCGTCGCCCACTGCTCATCACGACTGAAACCCCCACCAGCTGTCAGCTTCTCCCTCAGCGATGACCAAAGAGGTATTCAAGGTGAAGACAAATAATCCTTGGCCATGGCTAATATCACAAAGACTAATTCAAAAACGTTACGCAGAACTGGCAACCAAGTTCACCCGAGATGTCATTGTTCCCCAAGCAGCTGAGTATGATAGGACCATGGTAAAGTTATATGGCTATCTCTCTAATATTAAGCTGATGTCAAGTCTGCTTAACAGAAGTATCCCTGGCCCATCCTCAAAGAAGCCCACTCTTTGGGCCTGCTCAATACTCATATCCCCGAAGCTGTAGGTCTGCCTCGCGGGTTCGCAACTTGTGCATCACACTCACGCCAGTAATCAGTATGGAGGGCCTGAGCTAGGGTTATTAGAATGCGCCATAATCTCAGAATCTCTTGCTTTTGGGTGTTCTGGTATCCAAACTGCAATGGAAGGTGAGTATTCCCTTCCCAATGGCGATCGTCGACTAACTATCCACAGCGAATAACTTAGCCGAAGCGCCTTTGATAGTTGCAGCATCTCATGAGCAGAAGCAAAAGTACCTGGGTCGGATGACCGAGGAACCTTTGATGGCAGCTTATTGTGTGACTGAGCCTGGAGCCGGATCTGATGTGGCCGGCATCAAGACTAAAGCTGAGAAGAGAGGTGATAAATGGGTGCTCAATGGAAGCAAGATGTGGTACGTTTCTGCTACATATTTCAATGGTTTTGATGGGCAATTCTGATTTTGGCTTTGTAGGATGTATGTCTGCGAAATTCATTTTGCGTGGATCTGGCTTTACTGACGGCGTATGTGCGCAGAACAAATGCTGGGCATGCTAACTGGTTTGTGAGTCACAAGACTTTGCATTAATACCCTCATCACACATTCTAACCGGTTTTTTGGTAGTTCGTGCTCGCGATCACGGACCCCAAAGCTTCTCCGACCAGGGGTATGACTGGCTTTATCGTGGACGCAGACACTGAGGGTATCATcttgggaaagaaggagataaACATGGGTatgtctctcttttccacctTGCCTGGAATCGACCGATATCAATCACAGTAGAGGAACCTAAACTAACCTACTTTTAGGACAACGCGCCTCTGATACAAGGATGGTTACATTCCAAGACGTTGTCATCCCCGAAGAAAACGTATTGGGATCTCCAGGAGAAGGATTCAAAAGTAAGATTCTCCGTTCTGCTCTTTAATCTGCGTCCAAATATGCTAACATCGCTCATAATAGTCGCTATGAAAGCATTTGATATCACGCGTCCCTTGGTATCGGCAGCCGCTGTTGGTCTGGCCCAAAGAGCGCTTGAAGAAGCTACTAAATACGCCCAAGAAAGACATGTGAGAGAATTTTGATGCGATTTTTGATAAAACACTGCTGAGGTTGGAAAACAGACCATGGGCCAACCAATCATTAACCATCAGGGAGTAGCTTTCATGTTGGCTGACATGGCGATTGGAGTGGAAGCGGCTCGTGGACTGGTCTGGAAAGCTGCTTGGGCAAAGGATTGTATGCAACGCAACAGTACGTCTAGTTTTATCTTTACAGGTGCACAGGCAGTACATGTTTTCCAACTTGATATCCTAGCGTTTTATGCGTCGATGGCGAAAGCCTTTGCTGGAAAGACCGCGGTTGAGAATGCCAACCTCGGTGTGCAAGGTAACTCGATTGACTTTGTCGCAAGCTCTTCTGGTGTTTATCTAAGCTAACTTCTACTAGTCTTCGGTGGCGCTGGGTTCAACACTGAAATGCCCATGGAAAAGCTGTATCGGTATGTTACATTTCAATCTGCGGATCTCGGCTAACGATCTTTATAGTGACGCCAAGATTTACGAACTTTGTGAGTGTTTAAGTCTTCCACCCTTTTTACCAGATGATTAACTATCCTATAACCCTTCTTGAAAATAcagatgaaggtgaagcCAGTTTCCCAACAGTTATCCTGTAGTCTTCCAAGATAAGATCTGACATGTTTTAAATTAGGAACTTCCCAAATCCAGAAGTTAATTGTCTCAAAGCACTTGCCTTCCCTATACCCAGCTGCGTAATATGCTGGGCATATACGAAGACGAGGCCGGAAtatgatgaaggaagaggtgcaGGTATGAGAGTCAGTAGACGATGTTGTAAGAGGGGAAGATAGAAGAAAGTCAAACTGGCAAAGCAAACTAGAACCttgggagggagggaagcgGTTTGTATAGCTGTTGTGAACAGAAGATTTGTcatgaaaatgatgattgCAGACAACTTAACAGAGGCAAGAGCAACGAATTGCTGTGACAGGATTGATGGAGCTTTGTGCACGTTCTTTCAATAATAACAGTAAACGGACATGTATACAACTATCCATGGTCTTTGTCTCACCCTGGATCTCAGTACCTCTTTTCtagagatgaagataggTGCCAATCAAGTAGCATGGGAAATAGGTGCTGCATACAGGCCCCGCCCGTTGTTCGGTTTACATTACGCGTCACGTAACATGTTGGTCCACGCAGATGCATGCTGCATGCAAGCTCAATGGCCATCCAGCTATACATTCAATTAAACAAGTTGTCAGCAGCGAGAGTCTTTTCCATCCGTGGCGACTTTAaatcctttccctcctctaCATTTGTCTGTAACCTTCCAAGTAAGCATCCACATCTCTGCGCCCCTATATATGaccctcatctccaagcgCAAGCTGGAACTGCGTTCCTCACAAAATAtagattgatgatgaagctgaCAAGCAGCGATGACCTAGAGTGCGAATCAGCGATCTATCTCAATCTTCGACTCAGTCTAAATGCTTTTTTCAGTAAAACTGCCCGGTGAGAACTAGTCGTGCACCTGGGTACCCAGCTGAGAACTCGACTGAAATGCTTCCTATCCCTGTCTAGCTCTTTCGGCAATCTCTATCGTAGACTAGGCGATGTCATTGTAGTGGCTTCCATAAGACCAGGAGCGATCTTGATTAACGCCAGGAAGATGGATATGCGTGAGCCGTGTAGCGGCAAGAGTGGGTTATATAACCTACCGTGTCCTCGTATTATTACCCTTGACCTCCCACTTTTTACTTGTTTTCGTTTCCATATTACGGAATTCAAACTTGTACCATTAAACTGAGCTCAGGTCCGTGTATCCTATGACACCATGCATGCATTCTTTATAAACCTCTGGGTCACTTACTTGGAAGTGGCTGAAAACATCTTCCTGTTGAAGCGTCTGCGGTGACAGTCTATGTTATATATGCATGAAAAAGTTAATATAGTCTATGCGAATTATAAGTCTAATATGTAGTTAAATGCGATCCTCCCTCATACACTAATTGGTACCCGACTTTTCGGCTCTCTTCGACCTCTTTCTTACAGATGCAcccttgaggaagaagacccaaggaatgggaagaatTAAACAAGAAACGAGCGCTAAGAAGAGACCAGCGTATTGGAATCCGAGATTGTGCTAATTGAAAAAAGCGTTAGTCTATTCCAGCCCATGAAGTGTTATATAAAACAACTCACGAATAATTGGGTGATCCAAAGAGGAACTGAGGCTCCAATGAGAGATCTCATCAGTGTCTTGGCGGCAATGGCTGACGCAGCGAAAGAAGCATAGGAATCAACGATATACTGTTTGGCATTAGTAAAAGAGTAGAAAAGACATGCAATGGAAACTTACACTGTTGGCAGAGATATAAATGATAACCATTGAAAATCCGAAAAGCACACCAGCGACACAAGGCCCAATCCAATGGATTCCAGGGTATGATGTGAAAGCTAAGATGAAAAGAGCAATCGGGAGGATGCTATGGCTTCGTTAGAGATTGCATGATACCCACTATAGGAATACTCACAAACAACCGAGCAACATAGGGTACAATCTGGCTTCAGGAACTTGACCGTTTCGACAGGCCTTTTTATAGATTCTTTCTTGGAAGGGCATACAGAGCAAAGCAGCGGTAATACCAATCTGAATGAAATCAGCACAGAGTCGCGATGACAGTAAAAAGACACTTACAATAATTGATACAAAACTGACGCCAGTAATACCCATGTTCCACCCTCTGATTTCTTCAAAAGCAATCgggaaggcgaagaaagTAGCATAAAGCAGAGCGTAGACGAAAGACAGGTAGAAACTCATGAACAAGATAATGGGTTCCATGAACATGAGAATGAATGGTCGAACCATGGCAGTCTTCAAAGTGGCAGTAAGGGGAATGTGGTGGAGATCGTGTTTCGAAACATAGGTATCAGTGTGGTGTTCCTTGTTTAATTTTTTAGCTTTTCGTCGCAGGAGGACAGGAGCGAGAGTTTCGGGCATAATGAGGGTGAAGGCGAAGACGACTCCGACGAAAATGAACAAGACCCAGTAGATCCATCGCCATTGTCCAGTCTTGAGGGCGATCCAACCACCAAATAGTGGTCCAAGACAAGGTCCCATGCTGAGAGACAACATCAGCTGAAATTCCTTTTCAACTGCTTCGATAACTCACAAAATCATACCACTGAAAAGGGCCATAGGGATACCACGTTCTTCGACCGACCAGATATCGGCAATCGTACCTCCCACATTGGTCATGGgagctgaagaagcaaTACCGGCAATCTAATAACCTTCTTTAGTAACGCCTGGAGGGATCACAGATGGAAACTCACCATACGACCAGCCAACATTGTGGCGATATTGGGAGCGAGACATGATGGgagggtgaagatgaagtaAAAGAAAATACTGATGCAATAGACGGTTTTTCGTCCAATAACCTCAGATACTGGGAAAAGGTCAGTGCTATTATCCATGAACTGTCCCGCAGGAACTTACGTGGAGCGAATAGAAGAGGACCGACACCGAAACCAACGACAAAAAGGGCAATAGTAAGGTAGATAGCCTCGTCGGAAACGTGAAGAGTTTTTGCAGCTCCAGGAAGATCGCCAGTGGGCATAGCGGATCCAAGAGCGACTGTGAGACAAAGTAATGAGGTTCCAATTGTGACAAACCTATGTGCAATCAGCAACCTGAAGCAGGAGACGAAATGTCAAACTTACCATTTCCTTCCGTTCGACCACTCCCTGGGGTCTTCATGTTGCCCTTCTGCGAAATCTACTACCATTCGaccctctcccttctccagatCATGAGAAGTAGTTACGCGGGCTTGCTCATTGCTCAATGTAGCTGTGGGGGATGGGTCATGTAAATGTGTGGCGATTCGATGCAGATCAGGTTGTTcgatatcctcctcttccagaacgacttcctcgtcttcgttGAAGATGGGTGGAGATGCTACTTCTGCCTCAGCTGGGATAATCATTATAGTGTTGTTTGTTTTAACGGTCGATTGTAATCTTGTAGAatagaaggggaaaagatcGACCTCAACATtctatatatatgtatatgcTAACTTTTTTATCAGTCATATTTAGTGTTTGATCAGCTCCAAGGGCCGATATTGCGTGTTCTAAAGTGACAATTAAGGTACGAGATCCATGGTTCTCCACGCTCCAGCACCTTATTCTTGGCGGCGTATAGAGCCGCCGTACGCCATAATACCACTTACGGCCGAGTATATTGTTAGTTAATTTCAATTCTACCTTCACACCATTATATAATTAAGCTCAATTTCTGTTTAAGATTCGCGTCGTACATGACTTATGTCAGTATTAATTACACAGTGTTCAGTTTCTGTCATAAATTTTGACGTCAATCGGCTCTGATgtcatgatgatgataacaAAGGAAGGCGATCAAACCTGACCAAATACGCCTCTGATAACTTTCTAATATCTTGTTTCAGGGACATGTTCCCCCGATAAATTTGAAATTCTCAACTGCTGTTTTCCTCTTAAATAAATGTTCCAGTAAATGAAAACTTTGCTACAACAATCAActcttcaccctcaccgGCTTCCATCTTATGCAGTCCCATATACCACTCCAGCATATGGGGATATTCTAGCAAACCAGCTGCCCTCCCCCGACCTACCCAAACTCCTCtgtccatcttttccatctcttcctctaaTCCTCTCTTCAATCAAATCACCATTCGAGACGTGAATGCTCCACCTGAGGCTTAAGAGCAGCGCTGCCCTGATTACCCCTTCTGCCTAGTTCTGTGcatgatgatttgagaCACTGACGAAGCGTAAATTCGTAGTTTGACTCCATCGGTTCCTGTCTATTGGCTATAGTGGACCAGGCGCTGTGTTGATTATATTAGACTTATGTACGTACGATAAGGTCGATTTCACATTTCTTAAACAGGTAATGGTCAGATTAGAAGGAGTGACGATGGtggaatgatgatggtatAGCTGGTGGCCGGTGTCTAATGCCTTTGAATCGCAGTCTTCAAGACATGTCGATCGGACAAACAGATCAAAATCCGAAGATTTTCCTTAGGATACTCCTATTTCGGCGTCTCTTTTTTGAGGCGAAAAAAATTATGCAATCATTCACTGTGGGAATTTTGCGCGTGGAATTTTGCGACGGGCATAGCCGCCCGGTGTGAACAAGGAACATACATGGACGCGGCCTAGGCTCGCCCCAAACCCCTTGCCTCTCTTGCTGAACCTCCGTCCTCTTCGGAGACCGGCCTATGTCCGTGAAAGGGCCGGGGGGTTGTGTCGAGCCTGGACGCGGCCCGAGGCAAAAAGGGGTGCCCAGACAAGCTGCAGGCAAACTCCGCACCCACGGCCGCGGACATGCACTCTGGAATCGCCGTTCACGCACTCACAGAACCTGCTCGTGATTTTGGTTCCATCGCATGGTGAAAACAAATAAATAAACAGTGCTCGGCGCGCCGCTCCTTTGTTCGCGTTTATTCGAGTCCTTGAGTCCCCCTTCGAGTCCCTTCAGCACATCATCCCCGTCCCTGGCCCGCACGTCAATAACTCAGCAATCAGCAATCAATACTCAGTGTCTCTTACACCACACATACATACCGGAGACAGCAGTACAGGCTCAAGATAAACCGACAAGCTACGCAGAAGTGACGGAAGGACCCCTTACAAAGTGCCCGTGTATCGATTGCTGTAGACAAACTGAAGTCATGGCATCTTCATTATCACTTGTCATCTTTCCCATTCACCCGTTATTGATGCTCTTAGCCAGCTCTGTCCCATTGCTATCGATCTGAAATATACTACAGTAACACACTTTGAAAGCTTTATTTGTATATTGTAGCGAGCTGTTTTGTGATCACATCATTAAGCGGGCAATCTCAAAATCAAGCGTCACTTCTTCATTGCTTCGCTCTTCGCCTTATCATGTCTAGGAAGGGACATTATGGCAGAGACCAAAGACTCGTGGTAGTGGGGTGCGGTGGTACGTTTTACGACCGTGTCTCAGTACCATGAGGTCGCTCATTCCTTGAGTTTCTTCAGGCGTCGGTAAAACTGCCATCACCATCCGTTTCGTGACCTCCCAATTCTACGACCAGTAAGGACGACTTTCTTCAacactctcctcatcactgcCTAATACCTCTCTGATTTCAGAGAATACAATCCAACCATCGAAGACTCATATAGAAAGCAAATGGTAATTGATAATAAAGCAACAACCTTAGAAATCCTAGATACTGCCGGCCAAGGTTGTCTCGTTTCTAACAGCTTTTGCTTCGAATTATCCATGCGCTGACATGCAGATGCATAACAGAGGAATACGCCGCCATGGCCGATCAGTGGTACACCTTCGGCTCGGGATTTCTACTTGTATATTCTTTGACAGACCGCTCAACATTTGAGGAGATACGGAACTTTCACAGGGAAATTTTAAGAGTGAAAGATAAAGATTATGTGCCATGTGTAGTGATCTGCAATAAAGTAAGCCCGGtatttttctctcctttaACGTTTAGGATCGTTAAGAGACGGAATGGTGTCAGTGTGATTTACAAAAATATCGATCAGTTGGCCAATTCGAAGGACGTGAGCTCGCGCGGTCCTTACGTGCTCCTTTTATAGAGTGCTCGGCAGCAGAACGAGTGAACGTGGATGTAGCATTCGAGGAGCTGGTCAGGCTCGTGCGAAAAGACGAACAGGTAAGCATCAACTATGATATTTCCTTTGGATCGCTTATGAAAAGTTGTGCGTTGTAGCGGATATCTCTGGCTGCTCAAAAGCTTCTCGAAGGTCCATTTCTCTCGCCGCCTCAACCATCGCGACCAAAACAAATAAAACgaatgaaagagaaggataagCCGAGTCATAATcgaaggcagaggagggGAAACAGTGCCGATATTTCTTTTTGCAACGATTGTTCTGTAATGTGACTATGCCGTGAAATTGCAGCAGCTCTCAGCGATCTCTGTCTGACGGGGATCAACTTTATTACGAACTAGGCGCTAAATGACTTGACCGATAGGAGCATCCTGCAATATTATCAATATCATTTCGCTTTTCACTCTGATCTGCCTTTTAAAACTTCATCTTATCAACCGTCAGTGGTGCACGTTCTTGAACTGTAGCTGTACCTAGTGCCATTCTTGATCATTGATCACCACAGTGGTGAACATAGATATGTGAAATAGATGTACAAAATAATACAGGCACAAATAATACCTTGATGTATATTAAGAAATCACAACTGTCAAACTCTTGTGTTACATCGTTGCGATGACTCTTTCCCACCCATTTACCCACTCTGCCTCCCTCAGCAATCTTTCCAGATCTGGTCCTCCTTGAACGAGACTATCCAGCCATGCTGCAGCCTTTGCTGAATATGGCCCAAGTGGCCCATCCATCGATCCAGTGCCTGCTGACTTTGCGCCGACAGACGATACTGGTGTAGCATTACTGGCAGGTGCTCCTCCAGGTTGTGCTGGATGTCCAGAAGCTACAGGAGAAGGTCCAGCAGAACGAGCCTGACTGTCGCTTGCCATATGGTGGGCTTGATGTCCGCTAGATATCGTACCTGACttggatggagaagggatatCGCCGTTCGTCGAGCGTCGAGAGAGAGCAGGTGCTGGAATAAGGATTCTagaaaaagagataagGCTCTAAACAATCGATGTACTCCGAAAAAGAACTTACGATTCCAAAGGGGCATCGATATGCGACACCATGCCTCTTATTACCACGGTGGCCTTCTTCGAGAACATCGCCACCGCATCAGCCCCCGCGCCCGTCATATCCAACAGCTCTAGTGCTTCTGCCACCCCAGCTCTCATACTCATAAACTCCGCCGATCTTAGCGGGCCTGGTGACAATCCCGCATCAGCACTAACCGCTTTATCTATATACATAATAAGGCAAAGAGTGGTAGCGTTCTCAAAGACGGTTACAGGGCTGAATAGGCGAAAAGCCACTTTTGCATCAAGCATCCTTGCCGACCGTTGGACtcggagggaagagagtgatATTTGGGCCACGACCTGACGAGCGGTAGCAGGTTTTGTAGGCCACAGGTAAGCCGGTAAATGAGGGCGATGTAATCCACATCGGTAACCAAACAAGGCCGTATGAAGTCGGATGCGCTGAACCGGAAGATAGGGGAAGCTTGCGTCATATCGACTGTCTGTCATCGGAAAtaccttgaagaagggaggaaggctATCTTGAAAAGTTTCCAAAACTTGGTCATAATGGTGTACCATGTCATGGGAAATGTTGGTTGCAGATATGGTGGCAAAGGAGTCAAGCATGGCGGTGACGCGACGAGCCAGATGTGTATGGACTAAGAGAGCGGTACATGGAGTGGGAGGAGAATCAGGAGGGACAGAGGGAAGCTCCCGGGCATCCTGAGGCACACGATAGAGATCGGGTTCTGATAAGGGCGATGGAAGCTGGATACCTTGGTGAGCATCTAGGATTGTGTACGGAAGCGAGGTTTCGCTGCTTGTATGTCAGCTCGTACCATCAAGCTAAGAAGGAAACGACACACAATGAATACTGTCTATCAGCAACGTATAATGACCACattactcttcttctaagCTCTCTATCCCCTTGAGGTAAGCCTTCCCACTCTCTCCCGAAACCTAACGCTTGAGCAACTTTGATACCTTGCGCTAGCCATGTACCAGCCAACACAGACTCCTCTCTTCTGTGACCGAGCATCCAATATCTGTATGAAACAAGCTTGAACATAACAAACATAATTGAGTATGTATCGGCTTGTTCAGCTATTTGGGCgctgagaagagcaaggtcAAGATAACGCTGATCAAGAGGGGTGATGTCGGCAGTGGATACGGACTGACCCGAAATGATCCTTGCCAAAGATCGCGGAATCTGAGAGGGTGCATTGCTGCCGCCATGACTTGCAAGGAGTAAACGGTTGGTCTCTTCTGGCAGAATACGAAGTGAGGATGCCAAAATGATAAATGTCAACGCCAAGGTGGTCGCGTCACCGCGTTGCGGACGTGTAGACCTCCTCTCCATGAATCTATTGAAATGATCCATAAATTGaggctggagaagggaCAAGCCTTCCGTCAAGATAGGGTCCGAAAAGAAAGTACCGAAAAGGATATTTTGCATTTCCGGcgaaggaagggattgCGCCAAATTCTGAAGTGGGGAAGAGTATGGGTCGTTACTAGTCGAAAGGATAGAGACAGCCATAGGGAACCCCGGGATAAAAGGCATGCTTGTGTTGGGAGTAGATGGAAAATGCTGTAAGGCCGAAGGTGTAGACCGTGGGACGACAGGAGGAGCATGTACATGTCTAGGAACTCGATGCGACGTTGCTTGAACGGGGGGCACTTGCGACTTCGACAGTGATCTCTCTGATTGTGTGAGAAGCCGCTGAGTTGAAGGTGGTGCCATAGTCtgttttttccttttttttggtgGTCCCGAAGCAAGTTCCAAAAGCTGGGAGATGCCGAACTTGTCAGACTGAGGCCCGCTGAGCTACAAGTAAAACTTACTTCGCCTGagatgtcatcatcaatcgACACACTCCTCTTTTGCCTCATCTGCTCAATAGCATCggcatcatcgtcttccaatTCATCTacttcctgctcctcgaCCAGCGCAGCCAGCTCACCATCCAGGTCTGGCCCTTCAGCCACCTCGCCGATCGTTTTACTCTTGGGCTTCGTTTCCTCCACTATATCTGATTCATCTTCGCTATCACTGTCAAATCCGTTAATTATTTTCTCTCTTATCTCacgtttcttctttttcttgcttAAGGAAGAATCAGGAGTTGAAGACCGGGCAGTATTCTTCTCGTTTTGGCCTGCTGAAATTGGGGGTCCAACTTTCCACTGTACTCGCAGGCCTGGTGAGTCGCCTGAGAGCGGTAGAGATTCATTACCGGGCGCTCGGGGAGAGGGCATGAGAAGCTATGACTCGTGGCTTTGTGGAAGCGTGGTGAGCACACTCCCCTTGTTCAAGGATATGCAGGTCTGGCCGTCGAATTGTAAGATGGCGCACGACGCTCGTGGTGGATGGCGCTGGGAAAATTATAGTAAGCACTTTTACTGTTCCTTTTGGGCTTCATAAAGTATTTACGGCTACAAGAACTTTCGTCGATAATCGGGCTTGACCCCCGTACGTTACGCGACGGCTTGGCCTAAGGCAGTGAGGGGGAAATAACGAGATCAGTGCGACGAGAAAAATACATTACGTAATTTTGACCCTTATACGTAATGTAACTTCGGCAAATATCTTTGGTTATTATGCATGTCATGACGGCGGAGTATCTCGCTAATCTGGTGCGCTCGTCAAGCCCAAAAAAGTTACCGACTTCTGTCGTCCGTTGGTGTGACTGCGTGGGGCACGCTCCGAGTTTCCACAACGAAGGACGTCGACCTTCATTGTGATGCATAATTGCACGCGCATACATGAATTGCTTTACCTTTCAGGACTCTGCAATGAGCAGAAACTAAGTAAAATTATCTAATAAACAGTCTATGGTCTACGATCTATAGTTACCCCGTCTGCGTCAATCCACTGCAAATCCCCAAGATTGCCCCATTAAGAAAACCCATACCCGTCACTGCCTTTTACAAAATGAATTTCGAACCGTATACGCCATGACACTCTTTTTCTGtctttcaatctcttccttgacagcTTTGTCGACATCGGGCGCCTGAATAAGGGTATCGGTTGACGAGGTACCACATGATGGgagtgatgatgacaaggaGCGCCATAAAGCAAGTAGTAGCGGCGAATCCAGGAATGTATCTAGGAGCGTCCTGGCTGGGCCAAAGGGAAACTCCATAGATAGAAGCTGAGCATCCCAAGGCATTCACCACGGCGATAGCCACACCACGTTTTTCGATTGGGTGCGATAAAACGTTGGCGACCCAAGTAAGGACCTACGTACAAGAAAAATATGTTGTCAAAAAATCGAAAGGTCTTGTAAATCAGGAAAGTGCTCAcgagagggggaagggcACAGACACACCCAAAGGCCAAGATAAGGGAGACGTATTGCACCATGTGGGCGGTGACACAAGTaacaatgatgaagaagattgtaCCCAAGGCCCCTGTACCAATATTGAAGAGAGGTTTGGCTTTATAATAATCCGCCCCCCAGCAGAAGCCAATGATACAGACACTATTAAGTTTAGTATGCGTGAGACAACGGATGAAGGAAATAAACTCACAGCGCACAAACATATAAAGGGATGGTTCGATATCGACCAAGATATCCCGTCCAGCCCACTAGCGCCAGTGTTAGCGATAACGACATTTATTCCCAAAATTCCTTAGTAGCAAAGGACATACGAGCTCCGATCAAAGTAGGAACAAAGTATTGAATAGTTTGGGCACCTTAAGTAAGCATATAAAGCACGGTAAAAACCCAAGTTCTCCAGTCGCCAGGGCCCATCTCAAAAGCTATCCAATGACTGTTGTGACCCTGAGCTCCAGCTGTACTACTAAGACCATCGTAGGCGAACCGCTAGACTGCAAGCACATGCTTATCGGATGAAAGGAATTCTGTGGTGGATGGCCAGTCAGGCATGATGTACCAAGTGAAGAACCcaaggaatgaagaagcacAACCTTCAATGATCTGCAAAGAGGAATAAGTCTGACAGAATATGTAAAAAATGGTATAACTTACGAAAAGCCGTT
Encoded here:
- a CDS encoding acyl-CoA dehydrogenase; protein product: MIHQYHRRALKLAVTCSRRQIVARGMATANSVVSGPVSFSLSDDQRGIQELATKFTRDVIVPQAAEYDRTMKYPWPILKEAHSLGLLNTHIPEAYGGPELGLLECAIISESLAFGCSGIQTAMEANNLAEAPLIVAASHEQKQKYLGRMTEEPLMAAYCVTEPGAGSDVAGIKTKAEKRGDKWVLNGSKMWITNAGHANWFFVLAITDPKASPTRGMTGFIVDADTEGIILGKKEINMGQRASDTRMVTFQDVVIPEENVLGSPGEGFKIAMKAFDITRPLVSAAAVGLAQRALEEATKYAQERHTMGQPIINHQGVAFMLADMAIGVEAARGLVWKAAWAKDCMQRNTFYASMAKAFAGKTAVENANLGVQVFGGAGFNTEMPMEKLYRDAKIYELYEGTSQIQKLIVSKHLPSLYPAA
- a CDS encoding spermine transporter → MIIPAEAEVASPPIFNEDEEVVLEEEDIEQPDLHRIATHLHDPSPTATLSNEQARVTTSHDLEKGEGRMVVDFAEGQHEDPREWSNGRKWFVTIGTSLLCLTVALGSAMPTGDLPGAAKTLHVSDEAIYLTIALFVVGFGVGPLLFAPLSEVIGRKTVYCISIFFYFIFTLPSCLAPNIATMLAGRMIAGIASSAPMTNVGGTIADIWSVEERGIPMALFSGMIFMGPCLGPLFGGWIALKTGQWRWIYWVLFIFVGVVFAFTLIMPETLAPVLLRRKAKKLNKEHHTDTYVSKHDLHHIPLTATLKTAMVRPFILMFMEPIILFMSFYLSFVYALLYATFFAFPIAFEEIRGWNMGITGVSFVSIIIGITAALLCMPFQERIYKKACRNGQVPEARLYPMLLGCFILPIALFILAFTSYPGIHWIGPCVAGVLFGFSMVIIYISANSYIVDSYASFAASAIAAKTLMRSLIGASVPLWITQLFHNLGFQYAGLFLALVSCLILPIPWVFFLKGASVRKRSKRAEKSGTN
- a CDS encoding Ras family other → MSRKGHYGRDQRLVVVGCGGVGKTAITIRFVTSQFYDQEYNPTIEDSYRKQMVIDNKATTLEILDTAGQEEYAAMADQWYTFGSGFLLVYSLTDRSTFEEIRNFHREILRVKDKDYVPCVVICNKCDLQKYRSVGQFEGRELARSLRAPFIECSAAERVNVDVAFEELVRLVRKDEQRISLAAQKLLEGPFLSPPQPSRPKQIKRMKEKDKPSHNRRQRRGNSADISFCNDCSVM
- a CDS encoding MFS transporter is translated as MISGLRPSLYLSGLCIIRGDIAVCMAAAKTYQALAGTSFVLGFIEAGFAPGVEFYLSFRFSLYYTATAISGAFSGLLAGTIRFDWLTTAFLGWTGYLGRYRTIPLYVCALVCIIGFCWGADYYKAKPLFNIGTGALGTIFFIIVTCVTAHMVQYVSLILAFGCVCALPPLVLTWVANVLSHPIEKRGVAIAVVNALGCSASIYGVSLWPSQDAPRYIPGFAATTCFMALLVIITPIMWYLVNRYPYSGARCRQSCQGRD